In a single window of the Acinetobacter tibetensis genome:
- the hda gene encoding DnaA regulatory inactivator Hda has protein sequence MRQLQLDIEPQLDARISDFSGPGWGHVIDAIRQLHAGLMNRFYVYGGAGTGKSHLLSAICDSYLDVGKSAIKVSLLELLDAPTEAITSLERYDLVALDDIEAICGVPHWQKAVFHLINYNNEVGGQLVFSSRFAPIELKLELPDLQSRLTQAVSVKVPTGSLYADRQILVSSVLARRGIHIDQQIIDYLLLHGPQQASILLQTLEQLIQLLKGEKTKLSHATLRQIYALIDEYQ, from the coding sequence ATGCGTCAACTGCAATTAGATATTGAACCCCAACTTGATGCCCGAATCAGTGATTTCTCTGGTCCAGGTTGGGGTCACGTCATTGATGCAATTCGTCAGCTACATGCAGGTTTAATGAATCGATTCTATGTATATGGCGGTGCTGGAACAGGCAAAAGCCATTTACTTTCTGCGATTTGTGATTCTTATTTGGATGTGGGTAAATCTGCGATTAAAGTTTCGTTATTAGAGCTGCTGGATGCACCTACGGAGGCGATTACCTCTTTAGAACGCTATGATTTGGTTGCGCTTGATGATATCGAAGCGATTTGTGGTGTCCCACATTGGCAAAAAGCAGTATTTCACCTGATCAATTATAATAATGAAGTTGGCGGACAACTGGTTTTTTCCTCTCGCTTTGCACCAATTGAATTGAAATTAGAATTACCTGATTTGCAGTCCCGATTAACCCAAGCAGTGAGTGTCAAAGTTCCGACTGGCAGTTTATATGCAGATCGACAAATTTTAGTCAGTTCTGTGCTTGCCCGACGTGGCATTCATATTGATCAGCAAATTATTGATTATCTTCTGTTACATGGTCCACAGCAGGCTTCGATACTTTTGCAAACTTTAGAGCAGTTAATTCAATTGCTTAAAGGCGAAAAAACTAAACTCAGCCATGCCACTTTAAGACAAATTTATGCCTTAATCGATGAATATCAATAA
- the cxpE gene encoding chloramphenicol efflux transporter CxpE — translation MVDRTLRRIFILAGIVLILWVLYLLKPVVLPFIVAFLVAYLFNPLVEKFHQIGLPRWLSISIVFIGIGVVLTLAISYLVPLIWQQLMYAKSSIPAGIHWLNDTFLPWLSHTFNLVQMEIDTHQLSTVVMDYIQTNYSADSLQTMVLKIAQSGLSFIQVGGTVVLIPIIAFYFLLDWDRMLDSMRRLIPRPYEKSTLKIVGECHSVLGAFVKGQFLVMLLLGIVYAVGLQLIGLEVGLIIGMVAGLASIIPYLGFGVGIIAAVIATFFQFGLDWMQLALVGVVFMIGQAVEGYILQPFLLGDKIGLSPVAVVFAVLAGAQLAGFLGMLIALPVAAVIVVLLKHARECYEQSQLYGTQAVVTSFAETNSISIETSQMDIDVEIKEQTSKDQHTAEKSSNIEPKT, via the coding sequence ATGGTCGATCGAACCTTACGGCGCATTTTTATTCTTGCGGGTATCGTACTTATTTTATGGGTATTGTATTTATTAAAGCCAGTTGTACTCCCATTTATTGTCGCCTTTTTAGTCGCTTATTTGTTTAATCCGCTGGTGGAAAAATTTCATCAGATTGGATTGCCACGTTGGTTGTCTATTAGCATTGTATTTATTGGGATTGGTGTTGTTTTAACTTTAGCAATTTCTTATTTGGTGCCTTTGATTTGGCAGCAGTTAATGTATGCCAAAAGTAGTATTCCCGCAGGAATTCATTGGCTAAATGATACCTTTTTACCTTGGTTGTCGCATACTTTTAATTTAGTGCAGATGGAAATTGATACACATCAATTGTCTACGGTCGTCATGGATTATATTCAGACCAATTATAGTGCGGATAGCTTGCAAACTATGGTATTGAAAATTGCCCAGTCTGGACTGAGCTTTATTCAGGTGGGGGGTACAGTTGTTCTTATTCCAATTATCGCTTTCTATTTCCTTTTAGATTGGGATCGTATGCTCGATAGTATGCGTCGACTTATTCCACGTCCTTACGAAAAATCTACTTTAAAAATTGTGGGTGAATGTCATAGCGTACTGGGCGCATTTGTGAAGGGTCAGTTTTTGGTGATGTTGTTGCTCGGCATTGTCTATGCGGTTGGTTTGCAATTAATTGGACTAGAAGTTGGACTGATTATTGGTATGGTGGCAGGTTTGGCCAGTATTATTCCTTATCTAGGTTTTGGCGTTGGAATTATTGCGGCTGTGATTGCGACATTTTTCCAGTTTGGTCTTGATTGGATGCAGTTGGCTTTGGTTGGTGTGGTATTTATGATTGGTCAAGCCGTAGAAGGTTACATTCTGCAACCATTTTTGTTGGGGGATAAGATTGGTCTGTCACCCGTCGCTGTGGTTTTTGCGGTATTGGCGGGTGCGCAATTGGCAGGATTCCTAGGAATGTTAATTGCATTGCCTGTGGCTGCGGTGATTGTTGTGCTGCTTAAACACGCACGAGAATGTTATGAGCAGAGTCAGTTGTATGGTACGCAAGCAGTTGTGACTTCCTTTGCTGAAACAAATTCTATTAGTATAGAAACTTCGCAAATGGATATTGATGTTGAAATTAAAGAGCAAACTTCGAAAGATCAGCACACTGCTGAGAAATCGAGTAACATTGAACCCAAAACATAA
- the purM gene encoding phosphoribosylformylglycinamidine cyclo-ligase, which produces MSNSTSTPNTGLSYKDAGVDIEAGDALVDRIKSVAKRTTRPEVMGGLGGFGALCKIPKGYEEPVLVSGTDGVGTKLRLALNLNRHDTIGQDLVAMCVNDLLVCGAEPLFFLDYYATGHLNVDVAADVVTGIGKGCELAGCALVGGETAEMPGMYEGEDYDLAGFCVGVVEQSKIIDGSKVKAGDILIGVASSGAHSNGYSLLRKILDVKNVDLTQIVDGRPLADTAMEPTRIYVKPLLELCKQVDVHAMAHITGGGLPGNLPRVLPNGAQAIINESSWEWPELFKLLQKEGGVEQFEMYRTFNCGVGMVIAVDANDADKTIALLTEQGEKAWAMGHIVDNAESVEGADEKVRVIFA; this is translated from the coding sequence ATGAGCAACTCAACTTCTACCCCAAACACTGGTTTAAGCTATAAAGATGCAGGTGTCGATATTGAAGCGGGCGACGCACTTGTCGATCGAATCAAATCTGTCGCTAAGCGTACAACTCGCCCTGAAGTGATGGGCGGATTAGGTGGCTTTGGCGCACTATGTAAAATTCCTAAAGGCTATGAAGAGCCTGTTCTTGTATCTGGCACAGATGGTGTGGGTACAAAATTACGTTTAGCTTTGAACTTAAACCGTCATGACACAATTGGTCAAGACTTAGTTGCAATGTGCGTAAACGACCTTTTAGTGTGTGGTGCAGAACCATTATTCTTCCTCGACTACTATGCAACAGGTCACTTAAATGTTGATGTTGCTGCTGATGTCGTAACAGGTATTGGTAAAGGCTGTGAGCTTGCTGGCTGTGCATTGGTTGGTGGTGAAACTGCTGAAATGCCTGGCATGTATGAAGGCGAAGATTATGACCTTGCAGGTTTCTGTGTAGGTGTCGTTGAGCAAAGCAAAATCATTGATGGCTCTAAAGTAAAAGCTGGCGATATCTTAATTGGTGTTGCATCAAGCGGTGCTCATTCAAATGGCTACTCTCTGCTTCGCAAAATCTTAGACGTGAAAAATGTCGATCTTACTCAAATTGTAGATGGTCGCCCACTTGCTGATACAGCAATGGAACCCACTCGTATTTATGTAAAACCGCTTCTGGAACTTTGCAAACAAGTTGACGTACATGCTATGGCGCACATCACTGGTGGTGGTTTACCGGGTAATTTACCTCGCGTACTGCCAAATGGTGCTCAAGCGATTATTAATGAATCTTCTTGGGAATGGCCAGAATTGTTCAAACTTCTTCAAAAAGAAGGTGGTGTTGAACAATTCGAGATGTACCGTACTTTCAACTGTGGCGTAGGTATGGTTATTGCTGTTGACGCAAATGATGCAGATAAAACCATTGCGCTTTTAACCGAACAAGGTGAAAAAGCATGGGCTATGGGTCACATCGTAGACAACGCAGAATCTGTTGAAGGTGCTGACGAGAAAGTCCGCGTAATCTTTGCATAA
- the purN gene encoding phosphoribosylglycinamide formyltransferase: MMKIAVLVSGSGSNLQALIDARLSGQIVGVICNKPEAYALKRAQQAGIQTAVIQHKQYPTRETFDDVMHQQLLDWNVDLVVLAGFMRILSAKFVYAWEGKMLNIHPSLLPHYKGMHTHQRVLNTGDVYHGCTVHYVTAELDAGQSLAQGVLKVACHDDVEQLAQRVHELEHLIYPQVVEWICTGALQYHNANTAMYRNQVLNEPIQFCKL, from the coding sequence ATAATGAAAATTGCTGTCCTTGTTTCAGGAAGTGGTAGTAACTTACAAGCCCTCATAGACGCCCGTCTATCAGGGCAAATTGTAGGTGTTATTTGCAACAAGCCTGAAGCGTACGCGCTAAAACGTGCTCAGCAAGCAGGCATTCAGACTGCTGTCATTCAGCACAAACAATATCCAACTCGAGAAACATTTGATGATGTAATGCATCAACAGTTATTAGATTGGAATGTTGATTTAGTGGTATTGGCAGGTTTCATGCGCATCCTAAGTGCTAAGTTTGTCTATGCATGGGAAGGGAAAATGCTCAATATTCACCCTTCTCTTTTGCCACACTATAAAGGTATGCATACCCACCAACGCGTACTCAATACAGGTGATGTGTATCATGGTTGTACCGTGCACTACGTCACAGCAGAGTTAGATGCTGGACAATCTTTGGCACAAGGTGTATTGAAAGTTGCTTGTCATGATGATGTCGAACAACTGGCGCAACGCGTGCATGAACTTGAGCACTTAATCTATCCTCAAGTAGTAGAATGGATCTGTACAGGTGCCTTGCAATATCATAATGCCAATACCGCGATGTATCGCAATCAAGTTTTGAATGAACCTATTCAGTTTTGTAAACTGTAA
- a CDS encoding alpha/beta fold hydrolase: MKPLIHFAHANGVPSKVYEKLFHLLRDDYDIVYVPLIGTDQRYPVTNHWPRLVDQLTDSIVRQAHGRPVIGLGHSLGSVLTMMTAYKRPELFQQVIMLDPPLIMGKASLLFHTAKLFQPKLVDRMTPAGLSNRRRDHWESREQAGEMLRPKSLYQKFDDECFQAYLDHALTEDAERGGVTLTIPKAAEVAIFRNTPSWWWLPMSKPKVPMHLVVGDQSEFLKHGFPQVAKKKVGIPFSVVKGGHMFPLERPEATVELIKQLIQQ; this comes from the coding sequence ATGAAACCACTGATCCACTTTGCGCATGCCAATGGTGTGCCATCCAAAGTTTATGAAAAGCTTTTTCATTTACTTAGAGATGATTACGATATTGTCTATGTTCCACTCATCGGAACTGACCAACGTTACCCTGTGACTAATCATTGGCCACGCTTGGTGGATCAATTGACTGACAGTATTGTGCGGCAAGCACATGGGCGACCCGTGATCGGGCTTGGTCATTCACTGGGTTCAGTGTTAACGATGATGACAGCATATAAGCGTCCTGAATTATTTCAGCAAGTGATTATGCTGGATCCACCACTGATTATGGGTAAAGCCTCTTTACTGTTCCACACTGCGAAGTTATTTCAACCGAAACTGGTGGATCGTATGACACCAGCAGGTCTGAGTAATCGCCGCCGTGATCATTGGGAGTCTCGTGAACAGGCAGGTGAAATGTTGCGACCGAAAAGCCTATATCAAAAATTTGATGATGAGTGCTTTCAGGCCTATTTAGATCATGCCTTAACCGAAGATGCGGAGCGCGGTGGTGTAACCTTGACCATTCCTAAAGCTGCTGAAGTTGCAATATTTCGTAATACACCATCTTGGTGGTGGTTACCTATGTCGAAACCTAAAGTTCCGATGCATTTGGTGGTTGGGGATCAAAGTGAGTTTTTAAAACACGGTTTTCCGCAAGTTGCTAAGAAAAAAGTGGGTATTCCATTTAGTGTGGTTAAAGGAGGGCATATGTTCCCTCTGGAACGCCCTGAAGCGACGGTAGAATTGATTAAGCAGTTAATTCAGCAATAA
- the sppA gene encoding signal peptide peptidase SppA has product MSDWPPKPQNESHTTQQNLEKQSGKEWQILEKAVLASVEEQRRARRWSIFFKLLTFAYLLFILVILGKSCSTAPTDVSSTTGSHIAVVDIIGTIAADKQSVNSEDTIKSLKKAFENNNSKAVVLNINSPGGSPVQSDEIWQEIQYLKQQHKDKKLYALIGDTGASGAYYIASAADEIIVNPSSLVGSIGVIMPNYGVNGLMQKLGVEDRTMTSGENKAILSMTQPVDATQKAHVQAVLDNVHDHFIDAVKKGRGNKLKSQDPVIFSGLFWTGEQAVKLGIADRTGSLNSLKRDLKIDKTVDYTVQYNPLDSVLGRMGSSIGQGFATSLSEQVQAEQTTKLQ; this is encoded by the coding sequence ATGTCCGATTGGCCACCTAAACCACAAAACGAAAGTCATACTACACAACAAAATTTAGAAAAGCAGTCAGGAAAAGAATGGCAAATTCTTGAGAAAGCCGTATTGGCTTCAGTGGAAGAGCAACGTCGCGCACGTCGTTGGAGCATATTCTTTAAGTTGCTGACTTTCGCTTATCTTCTCTTCATCTTGGTAATTTTGGGTAAAAGCTGTAGTACTGCTCCTACAGATGTTAGTTCGACTACAGGTTCACATATCGCAGTGGTTGATATTATTGGCACAATTGCCGCAGATAAACAGAGTGTGAATAGCGAAGATACCATCAAATCTTTGAAGAAAGCATTCGAGAACAACAATAGTAAAGCCGTTGTCTTAAATATCAATTCACCTGGTGGCTCTCCAGTCCAGTCAGATGAAATTTGGCAAGAAATTCAATATTTAAAACAACAGCATAAAGATAAAAAATTGTATGCGCTTATTGGTGATACGGGTGCATCAGGCGCTTACTATATTGCCTCTGCAGCAGATGAAATTATTGTCAATCCATCAAGTTTAGTCGGCTCTATTGGGGTAATCATGCCAAATTATGGCGTGAATGGGTTGATGCAAAAGTTGGGTGTGGAAGACCGCACGATGACTTCGGGTGAAAACAAAGCAATTTTATCAATGACGCAACCTGTTGATGCTACACAGAAGGCACATGTACAAGCCGTATTAGACAATGTACATGATCACTTCATTGACGCGGTTAAGAAAGGTCGCGGTAATAAATTGAAATCGCAAGATCCTGTAATTTTCTCTGGATTGTTCTGGACGGGCGAACAAGCGGTGAAGCTAGGTATTGCTGACCGTACAGGTAGTCTAAATAGCTTGAAACGTGACTTGAAAATCGATAAAACAGTGGATTATACCGTTCAATATAATCCATTGGATTCTGTTCTGGGGCGTATGGGAAGTTCAATCGGGCAAGGTTTTGCAACTTCACTCTCAGAGCAAGTTCAAGCTGAGCAAACGACAAAACTACAATGA
- a CDS encoding lysophospholipid acyltransferase family protein: MTDKTSKTMTDRVLQFVSRQPIQISRMIARSLAGLVNVLKISKTSQTIRLNLEIALPELSESQREQINQQAIRNELISYFEFFSIWGSESQKNISRIHSITGEQYLHDALAEQKGLVLIVPHFGTWEVMNAWLAQFTQMTILYKPVKNPSADNFVRSARSREKAHLVPTDETGVRQIFKALKQGGTTVILPDHTPNVGGELIPLFGLPLESSNLSAKLIQKTKAKALLLYAIRNDTHGFDMYIEPISDEIYQGTANDGTRIIHHEIENLIQRFPEHYHWSYKRFKANPALRNLYNLPHEQAMQLVTEIRQQQTNDSANAADHDKNAIALFDPESE, translated from the coding sequence ATGACTGATAAAACTTCAAAAACAATGACAGATCGCGTACTCCAATTTGTAAGTCGACAGCCTATTCAAATTTCTCGAATGATTGCCCGTTCACTCGCAGGTTTAGTGAACGTATTAAAAATTTCTAAAACATCACAAACCATTCGTCTAAATCTTGAAATTGCCTTGCCTGAACTCAGTGAGAGCCAACGTGAGCAGATTAATCAACAAGCCATTCGAAATGAACTTATCTCTTATTTCGAGTTTTTTAGCATTTGGGGATCTGAAAGTCAGAAAAATATTTCGCGTATTCATTCAATTACAGGAGAGCAATATTTACATGATGCGCTTGCCGAACAAAAAGGCCTAGTATTAATTGTTCCACATTTTGGAACATGGGAAGTGATGAATGCTTGGCTCGCACAATTCACCCAAATGACGATTTTATACAAACCTGTCAAAAACCCATCAGCGGATAATTTTGTGCGCAGTGCACGTAGCCGAGAAAAAGCGCATCTGGTTCCGACTGATGAAACGGGTGTACGACAAATTTTTAAAGCATTAAAACAAGGTGGAACGACCGTTATTTTGCCCGACCACACTCCCAATGTTGGTGGGGAACTTATCCCGTTGTTTGGCTTACCCTTAGAGTCTAGTAACTTAAGTGCAAAACTGATTCAAAAAACCAAAGCTAAAGCATTGTTACTATATGCTATTCGTAATGATACGCATGGCTTTGACATGTATATAGAACCAATCTCTGATGAAATTTATCAGGGTACGGCAAACGATGGTACACGAATCATTCATCATGAAATTGAAAACCTGATTCAACGTTTTCCAGAACATTATCATTGGAGCTATAAGCGCTTTAAAGCAAATCCCGCACTACGCAATCTATATAATCTTCCTCATGAACAAGCCATGCAGTTGGTTACCGAAATTAGACAACAACAGACTAACGACTCAGCCAACGCTGCTGATCACGATAAAAATGCAATTGCATTGTTTGATCCTGAGTCTGAATAA
- a CDS encoding DNA internalization-related competence protein ComEC/Rec2, translating into MMYYVLIAWILGIAGMGKVWALTGQTCVLLAIVWLIVQGLLFKFPQLNLQLIRFIQRSLLCLFSFNLAYLYADSALTQRLSLRELTARPAEVVVHVKSLNQLQSNHVQQQIVVLNNQKQPVKWLAYIRPSSDTSLELGQYYRLQGKVLPAHSYAIAGAFDQEKWFLQQNIMSAFQVQSAEKLTEQQLYAMGLMSYVRQQQRMVAKILLAIEQQRLTLRNTLQKQSLHHSGLLLALLTGDQSLLSPEVEELFKRMGLSHLLAISGPHVLIFAALLCWTIHRLIIRFAPSWYLRYPKPYLLVIPFCMGVLLYSAFVGFEIPALRTLLTSCILAVLILSKFKLQALQVLLLSAAILLFLDPFSILSAAFWLSYCACLVLLRIYQTLQQQPEQLTLTRYAQLKLYIGILFESQWKIFLALLPLMLIFFQQVVWIAPFSNLLALPWLSLLVVPLSIIATLCLWVIPPLGILLFKLNDLGLSFLLSILNTGDQIFGSTVQNIAMNWTVMSGLALGLIILFLPRGVVPKSWSIVCFLPIFMLDESQHPFELQILDVGQGQAVFLQNHDQHMMIDMGGHYDEQKFSVGQQLIRPFLNSRGISNLDQLVLTHLDQDHSGSYFSLRSTLPIQTIYSNEQVHVMPESQFNYCHSGQVWQLDGVKIQVLSPQQQQLTEVPNNQNELSCVLYIQVQNAQPYANFLLMGDAGWEAEYQILKDYPDLKVDVLVLGHHGSKNSSAYDFLKQFKPKVAIASAGFNNRYGHPSQLTQQRLKELNIPLYNTANKGSIQFIQTQDQTMQLHFYRDQQRWLSR; encoded by the coding sequence ATGATGTATTACGTACTGATCGCTTGGATTCTGGGTATCGCAGGAATGGGGAAAGTTTGGGCGCTGACAGGTCAAACTTGTGTTTTATTGGCAATCGTTTGGCTGATAGTTCAAGGTCTTCTCTTTAAATTTCCACAACTCAATCTGCAATTGATTCGATTCATACAGCGGAGTTTGTTGTGCTTGTTTAGTTTTAATTTGGCTTATTTATATGCAGACAGTGCGTTAACACAGCGTCTATCTTTACGTGAACTGACTGCAAGACCTGCCGAAGTGGTTGTGCACGTAAAATCATTGAATCAGCTTCAATCCAATCATGTTCAACAACAGATTGTTGTACTGAATAATCAAAAGCAACCTGTAAAATGGTTAGCTTATATCCGTCCATCATCGGACACTTCGCTCGAATTGGGGCAATATTACCGATTGCAAGGAAAAGTGTTACCTGCACATAGTTATGCGATTGCAGGTGCATTTGATCAGGAAAAATGGTTTTTACAGCAGAACATCATGTCTGCATTTCAGGTGCAAAGTGCAGAAAAGCTAACCGAGCAACAGCTTTATGCTATGGGGTTGATGTCCTATGTAAGGCAGCAGCAGCGTATGGTTGCAAAAATATTATTGGCTATTGAGCAGCAAAGATTAACTTTGCGAAATACATTGCAAAAGCAATCACTACATCATTCAGGGTTACTTTTGGCTTTGTTAACGGGCGACCAAAGTCTGTTGAGTCCCGAAGTTGAAGAGCTGTTTAAACGTATGGGACTGAGTCATTTATTGGCAATTTCTGGCCCCCATGTTTTGATCTTTGCAGCATTGTTATGTTGGACGATTCATCGGTTGATTATCCGTTTTGCACCGAGTTGGTATTTGCGTTATCCCAAACCCTATTTATTGGTCATTCCATTTTGTATGGGGGTATTGCTGTATAGCGCTTTTGTTGGGTTTGAAATCCCTGCATTACGAACGCTGTTAACCAGTTGTATTCTTGCTGTATTGATTTTATCGAAATTCAAATTACAAGCCTTGCAAGTACTGCTTCTTAGCGCTGCAATTCTGCTATTTCTCGATCCATTTAGTATTCTGTCCGCTGCCTTTTGGTTGTCCTACTGCGCCTGTTTAGTATTGTTAAGAATTTATCAGACCCTACAACAGCAACCTGAGCAATTAACGCTAACGCGCTATGCACAGCTTAAATTATACATTGGCATATTGTTTGAATCGCAATGGAAAATATTTTTAGCGCTCTTGCCATTAATGTTGATCTTTTTTCAACAGGTGGTCTGGATTGCACCTTTCAGCAATCTGCTGGCGTTACCGTGGTTGAGTCTCCTTGTTGTTCCATTGAGCATTATTGCAACCTTGTGTTTGTGGGTTATTCCTCCGTTGGGAATTCTGTTATTTAAATTGAATGATCTTGGTCTGTCTTTTTTACTTTCAATCTTAAATACTGGCGATCAGATATTCGGTTCAACGGTACAAAATATTGCCATGAACTGGACAGTGATGTCTGGTCTGGCTCTCGGGTTGATTATTTTATTTCTACCTCGAGGAGTCGTGCCCAAAAGTTGGAGTATTGTCTGCTTTTTACCAATTTTTATGCTGGATGAATCACAACATCCCTTTGAATTACAAATTCTAGACGTTGGGCAAGGGCAAGCTGTTTTCTTACAAAATCATGATCAGCACATGATGATTGATATGGGTGGTCATTATGATGAACAAAAATTTAGTGTAGGACAGCAACTCATCCGGCCTTTTTTAAATAGCAGGGGAATATCTAATTTAGATCAGTTGGTATTGACTCATTTAGACCAAGATCATAGCGGCTCATACTTTTCTTTACGTTCAACTTTGCCTATTCAAACGATTTACAGTAATGAGCAGGTACACGTAATGCCTGAGTCTCAATTCAATTATTGTCATTCAGGGCAAGTATGGCAATTAGACGGTGTTAAGATTCAGGTGTTATCACCACAACAACAGCAATTAACTGAAGTACCCAATAATCAAAATGAACTTTCTTGTGTGCTCTATATTCAAGTGCAAAATGCTCAACCCTATGCCAATTTTTTACTTATGGGAGATGCAGGGTGGGAAGCAGAGTATCAGATTTTAAAGGACTATCCAGATCTAAAAGTAGATGTTCTGGTGTTAGGTCATCATGGCAGTAAAAACAGTTCGGCTTATGATTTTTTAAAACAATTTAAACCCAAAGTTGCGATTGCCTCTGCGGGATTTAATAACCGTTATGGGCATCCGAGTCAACTGACACAACAGCGATTAAAGGAGCTCAACATTCCACTCTATAACACAGCCAATAAGGGCAGTATTCAATTTATTCAGACTCAGGATCAAACAATGCAATTGCATTTTTATCGTGATCAGCAGCGTTGGCTGAGTCGTTAG
- the lolD gene encoding lipoprotein-releasing ABC transporter ATP-binding protein LolD — protein sequence MSNVVLEAKNVVKHFTDGKSTVEVIKGLSLTVHAGEFISIVGSSGSGKSTLLHVLGGLDRPTEGQVWLNGQRFDHMGEAERGYLRNQHLGFVYQFHHLLPEFSALENVAMPLMLREGTNYKDVKAQAEYLLNRVGLSHRLTHKPGELSGGERQRVALARALVAKPALMMADEPTGNLDRKTAVKIFELLSDLRQEFNMAMLIVTHDEQLAQTADSILHMQDGLWADPQ from the coding sequence ATGAGTAACGTGGTATTAGAAGCCAAGAATGTGGTCAAACATTTTACGGATGGCAAATCAACGGTTGAAGTGATTAAAGGCTTATCTTTAACAGTCCATGCAGGTGAGTTTATTTCAATTGTGGGGTCAAGTGGTTCGGGTAAAAGTACCTTACTGCATGTGTTGGGTGGATTAGATCGTCCTACAGAAGGGCAAGTCTGGCTCAATGGTCAACGTTTTGACCATATGGGTGAAGCCGAACGGGGTTATTTACGGAATCAGCATCTTGGTTTTGTGTATCAATTCCATCATTTATTGCCTGAATTTTCGGCTTTAGAGAATGTCGCGATGCCTTTAATGTTGCGTGAAGGGACAAATTATAAAGACGTTAAAGCACAGGCAGAATATTTATTAAACCGTGTTGGGCTATCGCATCGTTTAACGCATAAGCCAGGCGAATTGTCTGGTGGCGAACGCCAACGTGTCGCGCTTGCACGTGCATTGGTGGCAAAACCAGCTTTAATGATGGCGGATGAGCCTACAGGTAACTTGGATCGGAAAACTGCAGTTAAAATTTTTGAATTACTCAGCGATTTACGGCAAGAATTTAATATGGCAATGTTAATTGTGACCCATGATGAGCAATTGGCACAAACGGCAGATTCTATTTTGCATATGCAAGATGGGCTTTGGGCCGACCCTCAATAA